Proteins encoded within one genomic window of Candidatus Eisenbacteria bacterium:
- a CDS encoding cytidine deaminase, translating into MGEAMEKDDRERSAGAKEKAAAEHRPGFPEIYMQMAFQLARRSTCRRLQVGTVIASADYRRILAVGYNGNASGLPNSCDRDEPGNCGCLHSEENAVINCTEPRGTAKIVLVTHLPCVMCAKRLINLGGVRKVYYAHDYRKRDALDILEGAGIEVQRLDV; encoded by the coding sequence ATGGGAGAAGCGATGGAGAAGGACGACCGGGAGCGCTCCGCCGGGGCGAAGGAGAAGGCCGCGGCGGAGCACCGCCCCGGCTTCCCCGAGATCTACATGCAGATGGCTTTCCAGCTCGCCCGCCGGAGCACCTGCCGGCGGCTCCAGGTGGGGACGGTGATCGCCAGCGCCGACTACCGCCGGATCCTGGCGGTCGGCTACAACGGAAACGCCTCCGGCCTCCCCAACAGCTGCGACCGGGACGAGCCGGGGAACTGCGGCTGCCTTCACAGCGAAGAGAACGCGGTGATCAACTGCACGGAGCCGCGGGGGACCGCCAAGATCGTCCTCGTCACGCATCTTCCCTGCGTCATGTGCGCCAAGCGCCTCATCAACCTGGGTGGTGTCCGAAAGGTCTACTACGCCCACGACTACCGCAAGCGCGACGCCCTCGACATCCTCGAGGGGGCGGGGATCGAAGTGCAGCGCCTGGACGTGTAA
- a CDS encoding GNAT family N-acetyltransferase: MWWRLSAKEFEEKKGEGNRRAMKRIVDAGRVPGLLAYRDGEPVGWVSVAPREEFPRLSRSKILAPVDARPVWSVVCLFVAKEHRGRGIAVALLKGAVDYAREKGGRIVEGYAIEPKEGRMPDAFAYHGPAAAYRAAGFREVARRSPTRPIMRRTVRPPRGKKK, encoded by the coding sequence ATGTGGTGGCGGCTCTCGGCGAAGGAGTTCGAGGAGAAGAAGGGGGAGGGGAACCGCCGGGCGATGAAGAGGATCGTGGACGCCGGACGCGTCCCCGGCCTTCTCGCCTATCGGGACGGCGAGCCGGTCGGGTGGGTTTCCGTGGCGCCCCGCGAGGAGTTTCCCCGTCTGTCGAGGTCGAAGATCCTCGCGCCGGTCGACGCACGACCTGTCTGGTCGGTGGTCTGCCTCTTCGTCGCCAAGGAGCACCGCGGGAGAGGGATCGCCGTGGCTCTCCTGAAGGGAGCGGTCGACTACGCACGCGAAAAGGGGGGGCGGATCGTCGAGGGGTACGCGATCGAGCCGAAGGAGGGGAGGATGCCGGACGCCTTCGCCTATCACGGCCCCGCCGCGGCCTACCGCGCCGCCGGCTTCCGCGAGGTCGCCCGCCGCTCCCCCACGCGTCCGATCATGCGGCGCACGGTCCGGCCCCCGCGGGGGAAGAAGAAGTAA